The window aatcccgtatacaattccctttgtctagtggtattgtacttgcccgagattcgatcgtcggtatgccgataccttgttcaatctcgttgccggcaagtctctttactcgttccgtaacacatcatcccgcgatcaaccccttggtcacattgtgcacattatgatgatgtcctaccgagtgggcccagagatacctctccgtcaaccagagtgacaaatcccagtctcgattcgtgccaacccaacagacactttcggagatacttgtagtgcacctttatagccacccagttacgttgtgacgtttggtacacccaaagcattcctacggtattcgggagttgcacaatctcatggtctaaggaaatgatacttgacattagaaaaactttagcatacgaactacaggatctttgtgctaggcttaggattgggtcttgtccatcacatcattctcctaatgatgtgatcctgttatcaacgacatccaatgcccatggtcaggtaaccgtaaccatctattgatcaacgagctagtcaactagagacttactagggacatggtgttgtctatgtacccacacatgtatctgagtttcctatcaatacaattatagcatgaataataaacgattatcatgaacaagaaaatataataataataaccaatttattattgcctctagggcatatttccaacaagcatcACCTAGCGCTGCTGCGCCAGAGAATGGTTTGCCAATGAGCAGAGTGGGAAAGGAGCACCGGCAAGGTTGGGATTATATGGGTTGCATGAATTGAATGAAAAATATGAATCGCCAATGGAAACTGACCCGCCCGGAGCATCGAATGGCATTACTGGTATTAAACTCTCAATAAAGCGTCCTTGCCGATATAAATTCATGGCTGTTCCTCGCCGCACACCATCCAGCTGCGCTATGGAACCTAAGGATCGACAAGCCGCTGTATGTCACGTCCGTGCAACCGAATGGACCGAGTAGGCGAATCCGTCGTGTCGGTGGAAATCTAGCGCAGTCGCCATAGCAGTCCAAGCCCCCGCATCGGTCGGCACCCAGTTCGGAGGTGCAGCCACGGCTGCGAGCGAAAGAGATCAAGGTCCCGAGCGTCCAGTGTTTTGGGTTCTCCACTTTTGCCCTGGACGGGATCAGAgtacaggcccagtaggcccagttGAATCTATGATGCCCCAAAAATCCACGGGAGCAGCGGCCCGAGATGGCTAGCACTCGTCATGAAGCCTCTACGCGCCATTTGGGTGCAATTAAGAGCAAATTCGACGGCCAAAAACGACTAGAAGTGACGATCCAACGATTTAAAATGCTGATGGCCTGACAGGGCTAGGAGGGTGCTCAGTTTTAATGTATCTAAAATTTGCTAAATTTAGTGTGTCATAGTGGCTTGTTCTGGCCGCCTGCGTAGCTTGAGGTCATCGTTCTAAGTCTAGCAGCCACCATTTCCGTGCAAAATTTTCCTTTCTTCCGACATGTGGGCGTAGTGGTCAGAGACTTGTACTGAGCAAGCCATCATTTGGTAGTGGGTCTCACGCCATTTGTGCGCGCTAACCGACATATAGGTGCCACGTCTGTATATTTTACTTCTAGTGAAGGGATTTGCGTCAATTTCCACCCTTGTGGCAAGTTTTATAATCAGTTTAATGTATTTTTCAAGTTCAGACACTAAAGTGAATATGGATCATAAGTTTATGCGTCACTGATGTAAATacctcttttttattatttttaggcAAAAAATACCTCTTGTTGTGAATTTATTCATCAGTCCAAGTCACCTGGCAGTTTATTCTCGGGCTTGTTTCTGCAATTCAAGGTCATGCCGATACACGGGAAGCCGTGCCATTTCCAGCTTTCTGGTGGCGTGCTGACGCGACGCGGTTTCGCGTCCAAACCGTGTGTTGGTCCGCTGCCTCCTTTGGAACGCTTTTCCCGCCTCATCTTATCTTGGTCGGGTCGCTTTCCGTCGCCCGTCCGGCGGTGTAGCAGAGGCCCCTGTTGCCGTGGTGATGGACCAGGATTCATCATCGGGAGAGACGTGCTGCGAACCTCGCTGTTGTCGTCGGCTTCCATCGGTCGTTGTCTGCGCCAGCCACACTTGCAGTCAAACTCGCACGCCGTTACCTATTCGTTCGTTCTTACATTTTCTAGAAGCATCAAGCATGTAGTACCCATCGCAAATCACAAAGAAAAGATAAACGTCCGGTGTGATTACATGTGCGGATAGATGGTGCTAGGATGTTCCAGTTCTAAACGCATGTCGTACGAACAAATCAAAGAAACTTGCCGGCAAAAAAGCAAATCAAGGAACATGTAGTACAATTCGTGCGCAAGCAAAACATAAGATCCGTGCAGTGTTGCCGAGGCTCCAAAAATCCTTGCATTTATATATTTACCGGCCTAAGTTTGGATGGGTTTTGAATGAATGCAAAGAAAACCTATTAATCATCATTTCCATTCCTTCGTAACAAAGAAAGCCAAAAGTGAGCCTGACGTCTGGATGAGCAAAAGTAGAACCAGTGCAGTTTTGGTGAAGGAAAATGATAATAAACACGACGAAACTGAATAGTGTAACATTTTACCCGTTCGTCCCAAGGCGCCCCTCCGCCCACCGGCAGAGAACTTCCAGAAACAGCACGACCGGATAGATCCCGCCCGCGCCCCTATTTATACCCTGCCCGCTCATTCGCCTCCCGCATCACCCAACAGCACCCAAGCAGAGCACAGCAGAGCAGAGCATTCGGCTCCTCCATTTCACGGCGTGAAGGCAGGGACACGGCGAGCATGGGGTCGAGGTACGAGGTGGAGGTGACGGTGGGCTCGGCGCGGGACCTCAAGAACGTCAACTGGCGCAACGGCGACCTGCAGCCCTACGCCGTGCTCTGGGTCGACGACGGCCCCAAGTGCTCCTCCCGCGTCGACCTGGACAACGGCGAGAGCCCCGAGTGGGACGAGAAGCTCACCGTCCCGCTCCCGCCGTCCACCACCCGCCTCGAGGACGCGGTGCTCCACATCGACGTCGTCCACGCCAACGCCGCCGAGGGCACCAAGCCGCTCGTGGGGTCCGCGCGCCTGCCGCTGCGCGACGTCCTCGACGACGCCGGGCTCGGCGGCCGAGCGTCCCGCTCGCTCCGCCTCAAGCGCCCCTCGGGCCGGCCCCAGGGCCGCGTCGACGTCCGCGTCGCCGTCCGCGAGACCGCCCGCTACTACGACCCCGCCTACCCGCCGCCCTACGGCCAGAGCCAGTCCCAGTCCCGCGACCCCTACGCGGCCCCGGCGCCGTACGGCTCGGGCGGGTACGGgtacggccagcagcagcagccgTACGCCGCGCCGCCGTCCGGCTACCCGGCCGCCTACGGCGCGGCCGTGCCCCCGCAGCCCGCCGGGTACCCTGCCGCCTACGGCGCTGCTGCTCCTGCCCCCGCGTACGGGTCGGGCGGGTACGGGTCGGGGTCGGTGAATGACCCTGCGAAGAAGAAGGGGATGGGGATGGGGGCGGGGCTGGCGGTGGGCGCGGCGGCGGGGGTGCTGGGCGGGCTGGCGCTGGCGGAAGGGGCGAGCTACCTGGAGGACAAGTTCGAGGACGACGTGGCGGAGAAGGTGGAGGACGACCTGGCGGGCGGCGGCTACGACGACGACGACTACTAGTCGAGAAAATGAGACCGAGAGATTGTTGTATGCGCCATTATCTTCTTTGCTATTTGGACTGAATAAACACGCCAAAAAAATTAACAACGAGTGTAGCAATACATCGAATTGAAATGTTCTTTGTTCCTTCCTTCGGTGCTCCAGTGATCTGGTGTTGGGGTCGGTCTTGGAGCTCTTCTGGTGTTGATCCACTCAGATTGATGTGTTCTTTGGCAGCGGTGTGAGCCGTCACGTATGCGGGTTGTGGACGCCTCTGGAGTCATTGATACGTCTCGAGGTTGATTGCTGCGGCTTCCCAACAACTGCAGAAGCATCCATCCATCTACCTACCTCGGCCGTTCAAATCTGATCGGTTTGAAGAAGGAAGCATCCCTGCAGCGGTCCAGCACAAATCCTCTGTGAGCTTGAGACGACGACGGTGAGACCTTGGCACCGACAAATTGTTCAACACAGCATCGTTGCCTGGACTGGCTTTGCTTTTATCGTGTTTGTACAATCTTGACTGACATTCTGCTCCGGTCAGGGAGGGGTGACGCGTCTTCAACTCGCTCCGGTgcttatagtcgtcgctaggtggtctacgaacatGGTTATAATTTTTATTGGATCTGTCTAGAACACATCATCGTTGCCGGGACTGGCTTTGCTTttgacgaaaaagggtttcccccgctttgtatgccaaagcaaccaaccgatacaaccaaggataggtgctggggcggaagcagcacagacaCACCCAAAAGAAACGAAAGAGAAACAACAAGAGAAAAGAATGCCGACAACGGCGGTTCGACGGAAACGGAGAAGCTTCACGACCACTGCGCCCACCGAAGATCTCCCACCAAGCTCCAAGGCTCCGAAGCACTGGTACCaatcagcacctccaagaaggaccgcgacgaggacgacgctgctgccaagggtttcccccggtacacgacgaggcgagaggaagggtcgcccccgacgccctccaggaaggtccggcggcacccaCTGGCGTCGCCGCGTCGGTGTCGGACaggccgacaggggtttcccccgatcccaaccttcacctcGGGTGCTCCGGAGCCtgccaccaaaccgaccaccatCTTGCGCCACCATGGTCAAGAAgcctccacgccgtctcaccacggcaccacgaGGTGAGGCCTGCACGACGAGGAATAGGAGCCGGGACTAGGGGCCgcagcaccgtcggcacgcgggagggcacaACCTCCGCCGTCAGCGACGGTAGCCGACCGGACACACAAGCAGGAGCCTACCAGGCCCATGtgcccacaggcccggccgggaACTCCATTCCCGGACAGCTCCCGCCATCGCGCTGCAGCTGGCACGCCATCGGCATCGCCGCCCCCCGTCCGAGCCGCTCCTCCGCCTCACCACACAGATGACGACGAAGCCAAGCCAGGGACCGGCCCTCTAGGACCCAGATGAGGCCGGgaaggcccagatctgggccggggacGCGCCGCCGGCCACCGCACGCCACCACGCCGCCCTGCTGCCAAGGGCAGCACCACCACCGCGCCTACCGCCGGCGATCACGCCGGGTCGCCGGGTCGCCGCCAAGCCGAaggacaccgccgccgcccccccgTCCCNNNNNNNNNNNNNNNNNNNNNNNNNNNNNNNNNNNNNNNNNNNNNNNNNNNNNNNNNNNNNNNNNNNNNNNNNNNNNNNNNNNNNNNNNNNNNNNNNNNNNNNNNNNNNNNNNNNNNNNNNNNNNNNNNNNNNNNNNNNNNNNNNNNNNNNNNNNNNNNNNNNNNNNNNNNNNNNNNNNNNNNNNNNNNNNNNNNNNNNNNNNNNNNNNNNNNNNNNNNNNNNNNNNNNNNNNNNNNNNNNNNNNNNNNNNNNNNNNNNNNNNNNNNNNNNNNNNNNNNNNNNNNNNNNNNNNNNNNNNNNNNNNNNNNNNNNNNNNNNNNNNNNNNNNNNNNNNNNNNNNNNNNNNNNNNNNNNNNNNNNNNNNNNNNNNNNNNNNNNNNNNNNNNNNNNNNNNNNNNNNNNNNNNNNNNNNNNNNNNNNNNNNNNNNNNNNNNNNNNNNNNNCAGGGGCGCCCACCGGCGACGGCAGGGGAGGGGAAGGGCGGATCGACGCCGAGAGCAGCGGCGCAGgggccgccccggccgcctcccggggaggcggcgcgggggcggaaggagggggaggggaggaggggcggGGGGAGGAAGGGCCGGATCCGGGTTGCGCGCcggcgagggaggccggatccCGCCGGCGACGAGCGGGGAAGGGCGGCGGCGGTTAGGGTTGCGGGGCTCTTCCCAGGGCCAGGAAGCCTCCTGTCTAGTTGTTGTTGGCCCCAACCACGCCACTGGCTTTGCTTTTATTGTGTTTGTACAATCTTGACTGACATTCTGCTCCGGTGAGGGAGGGACGATGATGGCGacacgccttcggctcgctccagtgcttatagtcgtcgctaggtggtccacggacatggttgtaatttttattactttTATTATTTTTTGTATTGCCATGATTGAAAATGAGTAGATTGGAAGTTTCTCGGAAAAAAAATGACATAGATTTATGGTGTCTAATCCTTGACCTCACCTCTCAATGTCGTACTACTATGGCAATTAGTTAAGGATTGAACGCTGCATTCTATAAGGACGATAGCAAATGACACGACTtagatgaaattgatgataaaTGGGGCGTAAAATGCAAGTACAATCCAGAACATAGGACATAATATAACTAGATTCGTGATGTTTTCAACTACCACTTGGCTTGGAAACCAATTATATCACATTGTCTTGTGCATACCTGGGTTCAGGCATGAAATCTGAAAGAGGCTCACTTGACCGAAAATTCCTAAAGCTCTGCTTTGAAGGTTGCCTATCCTTCTAACTTCAGATGTATATAATAGCTTGACAATGAGAAAAAAGGACATCTCTAACatccttttttttgcgggtgacatGTCTAACATTCTATTGAGTAACACGTAGGGTTGCATAAATTGTGCTACCAAAATAAATATTTAGCTTTCTTACATGATCACAAATAGTATCTAAATATAAATAAGAGATTCAAAAGTGAATGCCAAAAAAAAACCTATGCACAAGCAACACGATGGAGATGGATTATCCTCTAACTACATTATAAAAATTACATTAGCTCACCTCAGTTGCAGCATGTTTGCGTTTTTATTAACATGATAAAACAAAGATCTACACAAACGACATGAGAGTAAGTGAGTTAGACTAATGCAGCCCCAGGATGTTGGTATTTGCTGTTGAAGACAAAAACAAATAGTAATAAGAAAGGTAAAAGAATAATCAATGTCCAAAATCAATCTAAATGAATCGCAGTAGCACAGACCATACAACCAAAACTATAGTCAATTCCCTTAGTGTGTGACAAAGCCTGCCTAAATTTGGCTACTTCTCTTGAGTGTTTCCTTGTCTCAAAGTTGTACCTCATGTCCAGGTTGAATGTCCCAAACATCACCTTGTGATCCCTCCAGTGCAAAAAGGAACAATGTTATTTACAGAGAAAATGTAGCCTAGCTAGCTTGCAGACGATGGAATGAGAGGAAGTTATACCACATCATCCATGCGACCATCAAGAGACAAAAAGTCACTCGTGGCATGTCTTGTTGTCGATGTTGCCTTCCTCATCGCCAGCAGCCCTTTCGTCGACCTTGCAGCTCTTCCTATAGCGGCTAGCGAACAAGATAATGGTTGTGACCATGAGGATGTTGAAGACATGCATGCTTGATATGCCAAGATTGAAAAACCGCGCCAAGCTAGGTGTGGTTTTGCGCATCGTGGTCCCCTACATGACGGTGAGCAACGCGAGCTGGGTGTAAATAATGGAGTAGAGCCAGACAGGGAGGGTCTGTAGGATACTCTGCACTTGATAAGAGGTGTGAGACATTTGGGAAAGTTGTGCGGAATTGGTTAGGAGAGGTGGTGAAGGTCGATGTGGAGCAAGATGGGTTTGCACGAGGAAAGCACCTTCGGGTTAGAGCTAAGGTGGGGGGACTGAACCACTAAAAAGGGGATTTTCTCTGCAATCTTCACCGGAGGATAAGCAAGGGACATGGTTTGATTTCACATATGAAAAAATTGCCCACTTTTGCTTGGATTGCGAGAGACTCATGCATGCCGATGGTAGATGTGAACCCTCGGTTGGATATTCTACTTAGTAGGCAGACACACTTATTATCATCCGATACTCCGAGGTGGATATTATCAACCTAAAGTTCCTCCTAATGTGTTTTGGTGCAATGTCGGGGCTAAAGATAAATTTTGACAAGAGTGAAGCAATGATTGTGGGATGTAAATTGGAGGACCAACTTAGGGTTGCACATATGATGAACAACAAGTTAGGTTTATTGTCGAGGCTTCCAGACAGATGCAGAAGCTAGCATCCATCCATCTACGTCAGCCATTCAAGTCTGTTCGATTTGGAGAAGGATGCATCCCCTGCTATGGTCCAACACAAATCCTCCATGACCTTGAGACGACGACAGTGAGACCTTGGCAACGACAAATTGTCGAACACACGGGAACCCGGCCATGAGTGTATTGTGTACATCAACGTCTTTGACAAGCTTGGTATCGATCATGTGAGAAATGAAGGCGTCAGAAATCCATGTTGTGGTTTAGGATCAATGGCAGCCCTACTCTACGGGTACGACGTTAAACACCACACACATAATTGGATTTGGCCAACTGTTCCTACACTACCAGCCCATACAGTGTTCATCAGTTGGGTTATAACTGATCACTAGAGGATGACGGGTGTTGTACATCATAGTGATCATAGTGTTGTCCATCGTGAGTTAGTCGGCTATTACGGTTAGAGGTGAGTATTTTGACACCGAAAGTGGAAGAATTGATTTGAGTTGACCGATATTCCTGGTTATTCGGTTTATGGTATTCGGTTCGCTGTTTACATCACTAGTTGTTCAGCGAAAGTTTTCATTCTAAATAAATCGAATTGACCATCGGACCATATACACCAAAATgttcctctctttttctctaatttccTTACTTTAGTGGCACATGTAGGCCCATGTACGATGCACATCCCCCACAAAACCCAGTTCACTCATGTATTTGCCTCTCGGAATTACTTTCACTGCACTAGTTTTTCTCCCAAAAGGACTCCATCTCTCAACCTAGTCGTCTTTCGACCTTTAGGTTAGATCTATTGCCACAAGTACTAGCTACAACGGCTCTACAATAAGTGCTCGTGTTGGCTTGGATCTCCAACGCCTAGTATTGTGTTCTAACTCTCCCCCCAATGAATCCACCATCCGAGAAGCCCGAAGGGAAGACATATCGAGAAAGTAGCTACCTAACAGCTCGACGCAGAACCAACAAGCTAGCGCCACTCCCTCACTACTGCAGAAAGCAGAAAGCCTTCGTGGCGGGTAGtcttgtttgtgaagcaagtgccacatCGACGTTGTGTATTGAATATTTAAGGGTCGGAACAACTTATCCTTTTATATGTGAAACTAATGTGTGTACATTAGGGGGTGTAAAGAGGCTAAGGTAATACCACAACTTTAAAGTGACAAAGTGACGGTAATTAGAAAGGGATTGGAAAATAAATTGAGGCATCGTATGGGCGGTGAAAACTACCGGAAGAGAATGGTGAGAAAGAGAGGGAAAAAAGATAAAATGCAATAAGTAAACATAAATGCAATGAAAATAATAATTAAGAAAATAAGTTAGCATGTCCAATAAAGTTTTGTAAAGATAGGTAAATTATAAGTCGAGTGTATTAGGCTGGGCACACGGCTTATATTTAGTATAAGCCAAGCACCTTTAGGCCTACACTCGGCTTATAGTGTACGTCGTCATGGAGCGGTCAACCACATCCATGATGGCCACGTGGCAGAAAATTGTACCAAGTCCTTCTGAAAGTCGTAATCATTCTTGGCTATATGCATAGTTTCATCTATAAACAGGGCGTGTCTTAGAGCCGTACTCGGCTTACTGTTAGGTACGTCGAGATCTCATTTTTTTATCATGCATATTGTATTGTATACTCGgttgggtttttatcatttatgccactagtcgttgtgtctcactactcagttttgccattagaaattATAACTGctcaaaaataccatcgttccttgagatgttttatcaaaaataccattaggtatctcaaaatgccatcgttccattagatgtttgcttagaaatgccattagacatcgCTATTGTCAGGTCAAGctcgttgaccatgttatatgacaaaaatactCCTATACCCACATGTCAGCTCTCTCTATCTCAGAATGATAAGTGCGGACCCCACTTATTAGGAGTAAGCAAGCGAATAAttttaaagaaaataaaaacactgttgggatcaagtgggacccacactttattgtagtgagatagacGGAGAACTGACATGTTGGTCTATAGATATTTTGGTCATTATGACATGGCAAATGAGATTTGAGCTGACATTCATGGTGTCaagtggcatttttgagcatgcGCCTAACGAAGCGATGACATTTTGGAGCAGTTGAAATTTTCAGTGGCAAACCTGAGTAGTGAGACACAACTGTTGgtataaatgataaaaaccctactCGGTTTAGTGTCCTTTAAGCCGAGTACCATCTGATAAAAGACCTCATTTTTTACCATGCATTTTGTATTGTATACCCAGTTTAGGAATAATGCTAAACACACACGCTCATTACATGGGATTACGGGCCCTTCCATCTATTCTCTTcaactcctcccctgattttcagttGGGTGGGGCTCCTTTCACTCCCTTAATCCAATTAACATCTGACAAATCACAAACACTCC is drawn from Triticum dicoccoides isolate Atlit2015 ecotype Zavitan chromosome 6B, WEW_v2.0, whole genome shotgun sequence and contains these coding sequences:
- the LOC119326602 gene encoding protein SRC2 homolog, which codes for MGSRYEVEVTVGSARDLKNVNWRNGDLQPYAVLWVDDGPKCSSRVDLDNGESPEWDEKLTVPLPPSTTRLEDAVLHIDVVHANAAEGTKPLVGSARLPLRDVLDDAGLGGRASRSLRLKRPSGRPQGRVDVRVAVRETARYYDPAYPPPYGQSQSQSRDPYAAPAPYGSGGYGYGQQQQPYAAPPSGYPAAYGAAVPPQPAGYPAAYGAAAPAPAYGSGGYGSGSVNDPAKKKGMGMGAGLAVGAAAGVLGGLALAEGASYLEDKFEDDVAEKVEDDLAGGGYDDDDY